The genomic segment GCGGCGCCCGATCGGCTGGTCGAGCCGCAGGGTGGCCGGCTTGCGGCCGTTGACCTTGGCCAGGCCGGTGACGCGGTCACCGCGGCGCAGGCCGAGCCGGCGGACCTCCTGCATGGCGACGGGGATGTCCTTGGGGCCGGGCAGGTAGCCGTCGAGGCGGAGCCAGGCCCGATCGTCGACGATGTCCAACAGGGCATCGACGGAGATTTCCGAAATTTCGGTCATGGTGGTGCTCCAGAGGGAGAGGTGACGCGGCATGGCATGCGCGTCGACAAGTGAAGACGTCGCCACGGTGAGGGCGGCGGAAGGTCGTACGGGGGTGGCCGGAGGGTGTCACGGCCGTGGCCGATCCGGGGGCGGAGCCGCATCCGGAAGGCAACTGGGGCCAAGATAGCACCCGCCCGGCGAAGATCACAGCACCGGCGCGCGACATGACACCTGGCGGACACCGCAGGTTTGCCGTCCGGTCGTCTGCCCGGTATGGAATTCGGCGTGCACCACGCCAACCACTACTACGGGCACTCGCACGTCCTGGCGCGCTACTGCGGCCTCGACGACGCCGAGCCGCCGCGCATCCACGGTTACCTGCAGCACGGCTGGAACATCGGCGACGGCATGGCCCCCGATCACGAGTACGTGCCGGGCATCGCCAAGTTCGTCTGGTCCGAGCGGGTGCGCCGCCGGGCCTGGTCGCTGGGCCGCCGCGAGGTGTACGTGGTGGGCGCCCCGTGGGCCTATCTGCTGGCGATGGAGCCACCCGCCGACGAGCCGCGCGAGGGGACGATCTTCTACCCGTTCCACGGCTGGGAGGGGCAGCACATCGTCGGCGACCACGACGGGCTGATCCGCGAGATCCGTGACACCGAGACGGGTCCGGTGACGGTGTGCCTGTACTGGCAGGAGTTCCGCGACAAGCGCGTGCGGATGCTCTACGAACGGGCCGGTTTCCGGGTCATCTCGCACGGCTACCGGGGCGGCTGGTGGAAGGACCTGGACCCCGGCTTCCTGTACCGTCAACTCGCTGAGCAGCGCAGACATTCCCGGGTGGCGTCCAACCGGCTGTGCAGCGCGATCATGTACGGCACGCTGGCCGGCTGCGAACCGGCCGTCTACGGCGACCCGATGCAGCTGGAGGGCGAGAAGTCCGCGTTCGGCGGGCAGGCCCGCATCGTCCGCGAGTGGGGCTCCCTCCACGGCACCTCGATCGATGCCGAGCACGCGCGCACGGTCGCGACGGCCGAACTCGGCGCCGACCGGCTGCTCCCACCGGCCGAGTTGCGCCGCCTGTTCCAATGGCCGCGGCCGCAGGAAACACCCGATTTCGAGCTGACCGGAGTGATCACCCGATGACGACCCTGATCGGCGGGGAGATGCTCGCCTGGTCCGACCTCGACGGCAGCCACGGCCCCGCGCCGTCCGGCGGTGACGCTTTGCCATCGCTCCTTGCCACCGCTTCCGGCCGTACGCTCGTGGCCGGCCCGCACTCCCCGCAGGTGCTCGCGGCGCTGCCGGCCGCCGACGTGACTGTCCTGATCCGCGGTGACGCCGACGTGGCCGCCTTCACCGGCCCGGCCGTGCTGTGCGGCAGCCTCGAGAAGCTGGCCGCCGAGCCCGCGTTCGACACGATCATCGCGCTGGACGGCCTGGACCGGCTGCACTCCGCCGAGGCGCCCCCGTTCACCTGGGACGAGACGTTCACCCAGCTGCTGGCCCTGCTCAAGCCGGACGGGCGGCTGTTGCTGGGCCACGAGAACCTGTTCGGTGTGCACCGCCTGACCGCGCTGCCGCCCACCCCGGCCGACGCCGACTGGGTCGTGCCCGACGACCACGACCCGGCCCGCCCCGCCGGCCACACCCGCCTGCTGTCCCGCCTCACCGAGGCCGGCCTGCACGTCTCCCGCGACTACGCGGCGTACCCGTCGCTCGCGTCGCCCGCAGTGCTGCTCAGTGCCGAGGCCCTGACCCAGCGTGCGGTGTCCGGCGTCCTGTCGGCCGCGCTGGCCTCGGCTTTCCGGACCACGGCCGACACCCTTTCCGACCCCGTACGGCTGAGCACCGCGGCGCTGCGCCACGACCTGGCCGCGGCGCTGGCCCCCGCGTGGTTCGTGATCGCCGAGCGCGGCACCCCGCAGCCGTCCGCGACAGCCCCCGACGCCGTGATCGCCTCGGCTCCGGTCGAGCTGTCCGCGCTGCCGCCGGGCCGCACCCTGAACGACCACCTGCTGGCCGCCGCTCAGCGCCGCGACCTCCCGGCTATGCGTGAGCTGCTCACGGCCTGGCAGTCCGGCCCGTCCGCGGAAGTCCCGGCCACCCATCTGGTGGTCACCCCGGCCTCATCCGCGCCGGCGGCTCTCACCCCGCTGGCCCCCGCGGGTGAGCCGTTGACGGCTCTGCGGGCGTTCGCCGCCGAGGCCATCGCGGCCGGCTACGCCCACCTGTGGCCGATCCCGGCCGACGAGGCCGAGCTGACCACCGTCCTGGCCGGGATGACCGGCCGCGAGCTCGACCCCACCGAGGTCCCGCCCGCTTCGCCCCCGGCCCCGCACACGATCGCCGGCCTGCTGGCCGACCGCGAGCGCCTGACCCGCGAGCTGGCCGAGGCGAAGGCCAAGCACTCCTGGTACGAGAAGATGCTGCTGCACCGGGAGGCCGAACTGAAGCGGGTCCGCCAGATGAACGCCCTGCTGTCCGCCACGGTGCCCGGTAAAGCCGCGGCCGGGCTCGTGGGTGGCCTGCGGGCGGGCAAGCGGGCCGTGCGGTCGGTCGTCCGCCGTACCCGGGGCACCTGACCCGGCTCGCCGCTTCGTCCACGTCGGCGCGGCCGGCACCGTGGCGGGCTCAGTCGCGGATGGACCCGGTGGACGTGCCGCTCAGGCGATGGGCGAAACAGAGGACACCGTGGTCGGTCGTGCTGCTGGTGACGTCCGAAAGGCGCGCGGTGAACAGGAAGTAGGGCGCGTCTTCCGGCCGCTTCTTCCCCGCGTACGCCTGGAACCGCTGCTCGCACCCGGCCTCGGCCCGTTCCTGGGTGTCGCCGGAAGCGGGCAGCTCGAAGGTCGCGAACACCTCGCTGCTGTGCGCCGACGTGCACGGCAGCACGTCGACCCGGGTGCCGCGCTGCTCCTCCAGGTCTTTCGCGCAGTCGCCGGGGCGCAGATCGGCCAGCCGGATGGACCGTTCACCGCGGATGGCGCCGGCGGCGTCGCGGTCGGGGCCATCCGCCGCGTCGCGGACCACGGCCACGACGACGGCCGTGGCGATGGCGGTGATCCAGAGTGCGCAAATGCTCAGGGCGATGATCGCGAAGAGCCGGCCGCGCTTGTCGCCGTTGCGCCGGCTCTGGGTCAGGCCGATGAAGCCGAAGACGATGCTGAGCAGACCCGTGCATCCGAACAACGACAGCGTGAGCGCCGCGATCGAGAAACCGTTCGTCTTGCCGTTCCAGGCCGGCTTCATCGGTGGTGGTGGCGGCGGGGCGATCGGGGGCTCGGGATACGGCGGGTAATTCTGCGGATTCACCGGCGAACCCTACACAAACAGGCCGGGTTTCGGTGCCCCGTCAATCGCCGGCGCGCTTGTCGCTCCACGTTGTCCACTCGAGCAGCTGTTCGTCCGCCGTGCCCAGGCTTCACCGGCGCACCCTGCAAAACCGCGCTAGCTGCGCTGCCCTGCGACCGAGTCGTACACGTCCTCCAGGCGCCGGCTCTGCTTCACGACGTCGAACTCGGCCTCGGCGCGCGCACGGGCCGCCGTACCGTAAGCGGTTTGCAGGTCTTGATCGCCGAGAAGTTTGCGCAGGTTGGCGGCGAGCGCCTCCCGGTCGCCCTCGGCGCCCAGCAGGCCCGTGGTGCCGTCGGCGACCGCCTCGGGGATGCCGCTGTGCCGGGTCGAGACCACGGGCAGGCCGAGCGCCATCGCCTCGACGACAGTGGTCGGCAGGCCTTCGCTGTCGCCGTCGGCCGCCGTACGGGAAGGGGCGGCCACCACCCGGGACTCGCCGAGCAGCCGATACACCTCAGCGGCGGGCTGCGCGCCCAGAAACGTCGCGTCGACGCGCAACGAACGCGCATATTCGCGCATCTCCTCCAGCCGGGGACCGTCGCCGATGAACACGGCCTTGGGCGCGTCCAGCGTGGCCAGCGCGGCCAGCAGGTCGTCGGCGCCCTTCTTCTCGACGAACCGGCCGACGAACGCCACATCCCACCGCTTGGGGCCGGTGGGCACCGCGGCCGGGATCGGGACACCCGTGTGGTGCACGCGCACCTTGGCCGGGTCGGCGCCCCAGCCGATCGCGCGTTGCCGGATGACCTCGGACACCGCGATCAGCCCGGCCGCCCGCGCGAACACCGTGCGCAAGTTGCGCCGATAACGCACACCCTTGGCCCCGGTGCTCTCGGGCTGCCGCGTGACGTCGTGGCCGTGCAGCGTGACGAGCAGCGGAATCCCGGCCCGGGCGGCTTCCCCGCTGACCAGCCAGCCGTCGCCGCCGAAATGCGCGTGCACGAGATCCGGCCGCAGATCGGTCAGCGCCCGCCGGAGCACCGGGGAACTGCCGAGCAGCCGCAACCGCAGGAAGTCGTGGTCGCGTTGCGCGCGGAACAGCGTGATGTCGGTGTCGCGCGCCAGCGTCGAGGCAGTCTTCGTCGCGCCCACGTAAACCGGTTCCCAGCGGCCCAGCGAATCGGCCTGGTTGCGGATGAACGTCTCCGAGGCCGAGATCAGCGCGCTGCGCCAGATGGCGACCTTACGCATGCGCCTTCTTCCCCACGACCAGATCCCGTACGCGGTGCCGGACGGTGGGCGGCAGCGCCCAGATCTGCAGGAAGGTGACGTAGTCGAGCGCACCCGGACGGCCGTTGGTGCGCGCCTCGGTCAGCAGCTCACGGAACACCTTGGGACTGCGCGTCGGTGCGGCCATCGAGCTGATCACGCTCATCGTGACGGCAGCGTACGCGCGCGGGGTGAACAGGTGGCGGCTCTGCCGGACCCAGGCGAGTTGCTCCTCCCACGGGTTCTGCAGGCTGATCCGTTCGCGGTTCTCGTCCTGGTGCCACAGCACGAGCGGTTCCGCGGCGTAGAGCAGCTCGACGTCGTCGTGCTGCAGCGCGCGCAACGTCCAGTCGAGCTCCTGCTGGCGGCGCAGCCCCACGGTGAACGGGACGCGGCGCAGCAGCTCGGCCGGCGCCATGATGGTGGACGTCTGGATGAAGCCGTCGCCGTAGAACAGCCCCCGGCGCACAGTCAGATATTCGCTGAGCGGCTCACCCGGCTCGGGCAACCGGCGCGGCATCACGGTGTCGGACCGCGGCGTCCGGCTGATCATGCGGGTGGCGACGACGGGGAAGGCCTTGGTCGCCGTCGCGGCCAGCGCGAGCTGCGCCTCGATCTTGCCCGGCAGCCACTCGTCGTCGTCGTCGAGCAGGGCCACCCAGGTGCCCTCGGCGACCCGGACGCCCTGGTTGCGGGCGTTCGGGGCCTTGCCGCGCTCGGGCAGCACCAGCACCCGGAGGCGGTCGTCGTCGATCTCCCGCAGCGCGCTGACCGTGGCTTCGTCGGGCCCGTCGATCACGACGACGACCTCGAGGCTGCGGTGCGTCTGCCCGAGCGCGCTGCGCACCGCACGGGTGGCCAGCTCCGGGCGGTTGCACGTCGGAATGACGACGCTGACGTCCATGTGTCGAATACCTGCTCACCGTTTTGCCGGGCTGGTGCCCGGTGACTGCGCCGCAGATTAGAAGGCCCCGGCGGCGAAACGGTGAATGACGCTCAACGCCCGGGCGAACCGGCAATGTGCAGGCGCGGTCCCCGGCCGCCCCCGGTGAACACGAGGTGTCCCGGCGCCCTTCAGGTGACGAACTCACTCGTACGAGGTAACGCGACGGAAGCGCTTCGCGGCGTACGGTGAACGCCACCTTGCGCGGAGGTGACCGATGCTGCGCGGGGAAGGCGGCGCAGACCGGAGGGAGACCGCTGTGGCGCTGCTCGACCGCCTCGAGCTCGGAGATCACATCTGCTGGACCGTCGACGACGACGACACCCGGCAGGACGAGATCGCCGGCATCCTGCACGACGGGCTGCTCTCCCGGCACAAAGTCGTCTACTCCGGCGACGACCCCGCCCCGGTCCTGTCCCGGCTCGAACGGCGCGGCGTCGCGATCCGGGCCGCCCTCCGATCGGGGCAGCTGACCGCGGCCACCCCCGAGAGCAGCTATTTGGCCGGGGGCTCGTTCGACGCCGACGGCACACTCGCGCACTGGCAGGTCGAGAAGGCCCGCTGCCGGGCCGAGGGATACCTGGGGTTGCGCGTCGTCGGCGACATGAACTGGGCGCTGCGTCAGGTGCCGGGCGCCGACCGGCTCGAATGGTACGAGCAACGCTGCAACACCGTGTTCGCCGACGGCTACGTGATGGGCGTCTGCGCGTACGACCGCAGGGTTTTCGACCCCGTGCACCTGCGCCGGCTCGCCCTGGCGCATCCCGGGGCGGCCGGCCCGTTGCTGCCCTTCGACCCCGAGACCTCACTGCGGATCCGGCGGACCGACCAGCCGTACGGGTTGTGGCTCTCCGGCGAAGCCGACATGTCCAACCGGCACGCCCTCCGGGCCATGATCGAAGAGGTCTTCGTGACCCGGGACGGCGAGCCGATCGTCACGCTCGACGTCACCGCGCTCCGGTTCGCCGACACCGCCGCGGCCCGCGTGCTGCTCAACGCCGCCGCCACCCTCGGACCGCTGCACGTCGTGGGCTGCACCCCCGTGCTCGTCCGGTTGCTGCTCTTCCTCGGCGCCGAGGAGATCCCCGGCCTGGTCGTGACGTCAGGCTACTGACCCCGCAAACTCTCCCGGACGTCCATCAGCGCGAACCCGAGCAGGTTGGTGCCCCGCCAGCGGCGCGGATCGGCCGCGCGCGGGTCGTCCCGGCCCAGCCCGATGCCCCAGATACGGTCGAGCGGGCTCGCCTCGACCAGCACCCGCTCGCCGGTCGTGAGCAGATAGTCGCGCAACTCGTCGTCCTGCCCGAACTTGGCCAGATTGCCGGCCACGACGATCTGGTAGCGGTGCTCGTCCCACTCCGGCTGCCGGAAAGGCGTCACCCGTCCGCCCAGCGCCTTCGCCACCTTGGGGTGCGGCGCGGCCAGGATGCGCGCGGCCATGGCGTCGTCACCGAACAGCGTCGCCTTGCGCCACATCATGTAATGCTCGGCGCTGGCAAAACTGTGCCCGTCAGCGGTGAACCGGGCCGGCCACCACTGGCTGAGACAACCGGAGCCCACACTGCCGTCCCGCTCGGGCTGGTGCCCCCAGAAGAACAGATACTTCACCCGGTTACGGGCGGCGTACTCGGACAGGTCGTCGACGCTGCGGGCCATGACAGACATGCCCGCGAGTCTGCCTCACAAGAGGCCTCGGTGGCGCACCCATTTTTGTCGTACCCCGAGGCTAAGTTTCGAGCCATGAACAACGAGACGAAGCCCGCCAACCGTCCTGCTTCCCCGGCTTCACGCCCACCCGTGGTGCCGGCCGCGCTGCGCGCACGCCGGGCTCGCCGCGCCAGATTACGAGCCTCAGCAGCGGCCGCAATCCGAAGAGCAGCCCAGTGACTTCCGGCGCCGTGCCCTGACGCTCGGGTCGCTCGCCCGGGGCTGCTCGCGGCTCGCGCCGCTGCGGGCCGCTCCGTCCGAGCTCGCCGCCGCTCGCCGTGAGCCGTCCGCTGCCGTCTGCCGCATCGGTTGCTGCGGGCCGCTCGGTCCGAGCTCGTCGCTGGTCGCGGCTGGTCGCGGCTGGTCGCCGCTCGTCGCGGCTGGTCGCCGCTCGTCGCGGCTGGTCGCCGCTCGTCGCGGTCCTTCGTCGCTC from the Paractinoplanes abujensis genome contains:
- a CDS encoding DUF4190 domain-containing protein — translated: MNPQNYPPYPEPPIAPPPPPPMKPAWNGKTNGFSIAALTLSLFGCTGLLSIVFGFIGLTQSRRNGDKRGRLFAIIALSICALWITAIATAVVVAVVRDAADGPDRDAAGAIRGERSIRLADLRPGDCAKDLEEQRGTRVDVLPCTSAHSSEVFATFELPASGDTQERAEAGCEQRFQAYAGKKRPEDAPYFLFTARLSDVTSSTTDHGVLCFAHRLSGTSTGSIRD
- a CDS encoding glycosyltransferase; this translates as MRKVAIWRSALISASETFIRNQADSLGRWEPVYVGATKTASTLARDTDITLFRAQRDHDFLRLRLLGSSPVLRRALTDLRPDLVHAHFGGDGWLVSGEAARAGIPLLVTLHGHDVTRQPESTGAKGVRYRRNLRTVFARAAGLIAVSEVIRQRAIGWGADPAKVRVHHTGVPIPAAVPTGPKRWDVAFVGRFVEKKGADDLLAALATLDAPKAVFIGDGPRLEEMREYARSLRVDATFLGAQPAAEVYRLLGESRVVAAPSRTAADGDSEGLPTTVVEAMALGLPVVSTRHSGIPEAVADGTTGLLGAEGDREALAANLRKLLGDQDLQTAYGTAARARAEAEFDVVKQSRRLEDVYDSVAGQRS
- a CDS encoding glycosyltransferase family 2 protein, which codes for MDVSVVIPTCNRPELATRAVRSALGQTHRSLEVVVVIDGPDEATVSALREIDDDRLRVLVLPERGKAPNARNQGVRVAEGTWVALLDDDDEWLPGKIEAQLALAATATKAFPVVATRMISRTPRSDTVMPRRLPEPGEPLSEYLTVRRGLFYGDGFIQTSTIMAPAELLRRVPFTVGLRRQQELDWTLRALQHDDVELLYAAEPLVLWHQDENRERISLQNPWEEQLAWVRQSRHLFTPRAYAAVTMSVISSMAAPTRSPKVFRELLTEARTNGRPGALDYVTFLQIWALPPTVRHRVRDLVVGKKAHA
- a CDS encoding MEDS domain-containing protein; protein product: MALLDRLELGDHICWTVDDDDTRQDEIAGILHDGLLSRHKVVYSGDDPAPVLSRLERRGVAIRAALRSGQLTAATPESSYLAGGSFDADGTLAHWQVEKARCRAEGYLGLRVVGDMNWALRQVPGADRLEWYEQRCNTVFADGYVMGVCAYDRRVFDPVHLRRLALAHPGAAGPLLPFDPETSLRIRRTDQPYGLWLSGEADMSNRHALRAMIEEVFVTRDGEPIVTLDVTALRFADTAAARVLLNAAATLGPLHVVGCTPVLVRLLLFLGAEEIPGLVVTSGY
- a CDS encoding NADAR family protein; this translates as MSVMARSVDDLSEYAARNRVKYLFFWGHQPERDGSVGSGCLSQWWPARFTADGHSFASAEHYMMWRKATLFGDDAMAARILAAPHPKVAKALGGRVTPFRQPEWDEHRYQIVVAGNLAKFGQDDELRDYLLTTGERVLVEASPLDRIWGIGLGRDDPRAADPRRWRGTNLLGFALMDVRESLRGQ